A genome region from Armatimonadota bacterium includes the following:
- a CDS encoding polysaccharide deacetylase family protein, protein MERIAGSVCLMLAVVASGCHSRPHVAAAGMRPDFLNPNKVQPLTSAVIPAALPKVFNGRQRGDEVAVSFDAGSDDSGVSAILSQLQQHGYHATFFLTGVFCKKYPAACREIAEAGMEIGSHSYSHPHFTKLTDAQVLQQLTEASSAIRRATGAKPSPLFRFPYGDCDKRTLKLVAKAGYQPIGWALDSLDAFQQRKTPAFIANRFRAKLRAGDITLMHVACPESGHALGAIFDWMGQHHWRQVTVGQLLRDHRFPNKHSQNSRVSAV, encoded by the coding sequence TTGGAACGGATTGCCGGTTCCGTTTGCCTGATGCTGGCCGTCGTGGCATCCGGCTGTCACTCGCGTCCACACGTAGCGGCCGCAGGGATGCGGCCGGATTTCCTCAACCCAAACAAGGTACAGCCGCTTACTTCTGCGGTCATTCCCGCAGCCCTTCCAAAGGTTTTCAACGGCCGTCAGCGCGGCGACGAAGTTGCGGTATCGTTTGACGCCGGCAGCGATGACAGTGGCGTTTCGGCGATTCTCTCTCAGCTGCAACAGCATGGCTACCACGCTACGTTTTTCCTCACCGGCGTCTTCTGCAAGAAGTACCCCGCCGCATGCCGCGAGATTGCGGAGGCAGGAATGGAGATCGGCAGCCATTCATATTCACACCCGCACTTTACGAAACTTACGGACGCGCAGGTGCTGCAGCAGTTGACCGAGGCGTCCAGCGCTATCCGGCGCGCTACGGGCGCCAAACCGTCGCCTCTGTTCCGGTTCCCGTACGGCGACTGCGACAAGCGGACGCTGAAGCTGGTGGCAAAAGCCGGCTACCAGCCAATTGGCTGGGCACTCGATTCGCTGGACGCCTTCCAGCAGCGCAAAACACCGGCGTTCATTGCAAATCGCTTCCGGGCGAAACTGCGTGCCGGCGACATTACGCTGATGCACGTTGCATGCCCCGAGTCAGGGCATGCCCTTGGCGCGATCTTTGACTGGATGGGCCAGCACCACTGGCGGCAGGTAACGGTCGGCCAGTTGCTCCGCGACCACAGGTTTCCGAACAAACACTCGCAAAACTCACGCGTATCGGCAGTATAA
- a CDS encoding trypsin-like peptidase domain-containing protein, whose product MVSCRAARICAICSILVALCPAAGAQSLLSQLGADVAQIVTRCRPSVVTVYDDRPITMIALERARPIQPGVAPAQPAGATQPAAPRPPGPARRPALPAPPKSGTGFCIGDGYVLTSADVLEGMTNPVIVTDQGVRVKARTLGIDSVLNVGLLQLQGKVNLPALRLGDSSTLAVGNFTISIGNQNGEHNSASLNLVGGIRNNGAFSGGHFYPALIQVAGTIGAGTSGAPLLDADGDVVGIVVAVPGDHYFPQNLFAGLGPRPGATGGRDESRARSGRTGGAVPPRPGPPAGAGGDRDTSTTVTVRPLPGTPGAPPQNGVFSFFALPVSSAGFAVPINSLKGTIADLRSGKPIKRGWIGVIPREQAKEDWHNGVLDAARRVLVIGVFPGSPAYTSGIEPGDAFVSINGVIITTSSQVRALSVSLRPGAEVPATVLRAGRNVSMTLRITERPRRLVHRPVFQPYPFQP is encoded by the coding sequence ATGGTAAGTTGCCGTGCAGCGCGCATTTGCGCTATCTGCTCCATATTGGTTGCGCTTTGTCCGGCGGCGGGCGCTCAATCACTGCTAAGTCAACTCGGCGCCGATGTCGCGCAGATCGTAACGCGCTGCCGGCCATCGGTGGTTACCGTGTACGATGACCGACCCATCACCATGATAGCGCTGGAGCGAGCGCGGCCAATTCAACCAGGAGTCGCTCCTGCCCAGCCCGCCGGCGCCACACAGCCGGCCGCACCAAGACCACCGGGTCCGGCGCGCCGGCCGGCGCTGCCGGCACCGCCAAAATCGGGTACGGGGTTTTGCATCGGCGATGGCTATGTGCTTACCTCGGCCGATGTTTTGGAGGGCATGACGAATCCCGTAATCGTCACCGACCAGGGCGTGCGCGTGAAGGCGCGGACTCTTGGTATCGACTCGGTGCTTAATGTCGGCTTGCTCCAGCTGCAGGGCAAGGTCAACCTTCCGGCGCTGCGGCTCGGCGACTCCAGCACCCTTGCCGTCGGTAACTTCACCATCTCTATTGGAAACCAGAACGGCGAACACAACTCGGCCTCGCTGAACCTGGTAGGCGGCATTCGCAACAATGGCGCATTCTCCGGCGGGCACTTCTATCCAGCATTGATTCAGGTGGCAGGTACCATAGGGGCCGGGACAAGCGGCGCGCCGCTACTGGATGCCGATGGTGATGTAGTGGGAATTGTAGTTGCAGTTCCCGGTGACCACTACTTCCCACAGAACCTTTTTGCCGGTCTGGGACCTCGACCCGGCGCCACCGGCGGAAGGGACGAGTCACGGGCGAGAAGTGGCCGCACCGGCGGTGCTGTTCCACCGAGACCCGGTCCACCGGCCGGTGCAGGCGGCGACCGCGATACGTCCACAACCGTGACCGTGCGGCCCTTGCCCGGAACGCCGGGTGCGCCACCGCAGAACGGCGTGTTCAGCTTCTTTGCCCTGCCCGTCAGCAGCGCAGGATTTGCGGTGCCGATCAACAGCCTCAAGGGCACCATCGCCGACCTGCGGAGCGGCAAACCCATCAAGAGGGGATGGATCGGCGTGATTCCCCGTGAACAGGCAAAAGAGGATTGGCACAACGGCGTGCTCGATGCTGCTCGACGCGTTCTGGTAATCGGTGTCTTCCCAGGTTCGCCAGCGTATACGAGCGGCATTGAGCCGGGTGATGCGTTCGTCTCGATCAACGGCGTCATAATCACCACGTCGAGCCAGGTGCGCGCGCTGTCTGTTTCGCTGCGACCCGGCGCCGAAGTACCGGCGACCGTATTACGTGCCGGTCGAAACGTATCGATGACGCTGCGGATCACCGAACGGCCGCGACGTTTGGTTCATCGGCCCGTGTTCCAGCCGTATCCCTTCCAGCCATAA
- the modB gene encoding molybdate ABC transporter permease subunit, translated as MTVDGAALFLSLKVSAAATAISISVGLPLAWLSARRRVVLRPLFDGLLLMPLVLPPTVLGYYLLVALGPRSPLGIAIHTVLGHSLVFTWQGAAVAAAAVSCPLLLLTARAAFASIDPDLLSAAQQLGANELQAVWFVALPLARRGITAGIVLAFARALGDFGATLMVAGDIPGVTRTMPLAVYDAYYGTSGGSALGLVLLLTAVAFVVAGAAGWLGATSSVLQRREHRSL; from the coding sequence CTGACGGTGGATGGCGCCGCCCTGTTTCTCAGTCTGAAGGTGTCGGCCGCAGCCACCGCGATCTCCATTAGCGTTGGTCTGCCGCTCGCCTGGCTGTCCGCGCGCAGACGCGTCGTGCTCCGCCCGCTCTTCGACGGGCTTCTGCTAATGCCACTGGTGCTGCCACCCACGGTGCTGGGGTACTACCTCCTTGTTGCGCTGGGGCCAAGGAGCCCGCTCGGCATCGCGATCCACACGGTACTTGGGCATAGCCTGGTATTTACGTGGCAGGGAGCTGCCGTAGCGGCCGCCGCCGTCAGTTGCCCACTGCTGCTGCTGACCGCGCGGGCCGCATTTGCATCGATTGACCCGGACCTATTGAGTGCAGCGCAGCAACTTGGAGCGAATGAATTGCAGGCCGTATGGTTCGTGGCGCTGCCGCTGGCGCGCCGCGGCATTACGGCGGGTATTGTCCTGGCGTTTGCCCGGGCGCTGGGAGATTTTGGCGCGACACTGATGGTAGCCGGCGATATTCCGGGCGTAACGCGCACGATGCCGCTCGCCGTGTACGACGCCTACTATGGTACGTCTGGCGGATCGGCGCTCGGATTGGTCCTTCTATTGACGGCAGTTGCGTTTGTGGTGGCCGGCGCTGCCGGATGGCTTGGCGCCACTTCCAGTGTGCTGCAGCGCCGGGAGCATCGATCGCTGTAG
- a CDS encoding sigma-70 family RNA polymerase sigma factor, translating to MTTLAVQEVRVRIADDQLVVRCRAGDTEAFSQVYAQYGAQVFRHAWYLLNDRDDADDARQETFIRAFRAFPRFRNDCSLLTWLLTICSNVCRDRAKIRERRAEVLYDPVDPPEYVRTVEGGVDPFDATVSADDADLLMRIVKNMPHDARNLIVMHELEGMSCSEIGSILGISAASAKLRIFRARKRLRERLESVYRTGDAQ from the coding sequence GTGACGACACTCGCGGTTCAAGAGGTACGCGTGCGGATAGCCGACGATCAACTCGTTGTACGTTGCCGCGCCGGCGATACCGAGGCATTCTCGCAAGTCTACGCCCAGTATGGAGCGCAGGTGTTCCGGCATGCCTGGTACCTGTTGAATGATCGCGACGATGCCGACGACGCTCGCCAGGAGACTTTCATACGCGCATTTCGCGCGTTTCCCCGGTTCCGAAATGATTGCAGCCTGCTAACGTGGCTGTTGACGATTTGCAGCAACGTCTGCCGTGATCGAGCCAAAATCCGGGAGCGACGAGCTGAGGTCCTGTACGATCCGGTTGATCCCCCAGAGTATGTCCGCACTGTTGAAGGGGGAGTTGACCCATTCGATGCCACGGTAAGCGCGGACGATGCGGACCTTCTCATGCGCATCGTTAAGAATATGCCGCACGATGCCCGTAATCTGATTGTAATGCACGAACTGGAAGGAATGAGCTGCAGCGAAATCGGTTCGATACTTGGTATTTCGGCCGCCAGCGCCAAACTGAGGATTTTTCGGGCACGCAAACGGCTGAGGGAGCGGCTGGAATCGGTCTACCGCACGGGTGACGCACAATGA
- a CDS encoding zf-HC2 domain-containing protein, with protein MIHLRTQRCRHFAPQLWDYATGELHGASKVRLEEHLVGCARCRQELALEQRLTATFAAARSRPLPTCAGNFAAILPHLQPAARGHSRRTILLTGAGSLCGALAVALLLVVRSQAPQLASTHNFGGTRFATVAPNSAGSSAVVPVRSHPKVVIAADTHRQPRAVVHPPIRLAMLPTRHHVSVQNAVFHPRSTVGATAKKALRSRLSPGNNSQMELASLDGAGQQEPRSRFEYVMAPVSMSAEQQPQRHYVIGGYGAGNVTPTTASWSPESGDSTAW; from the coding sequence ATGATCCATCTTCGCACGCAACGGTGTCGGCACTTTGCACCGCAGTTGTGGGACTATGCAACCGGCGAGCTGCACGGCGCAAGCAAAGTACGCCTGGAGGAGCATCTGGTCGGCTGCGCACGCTGCCGCCAAGAGCTAGCCTTGGAACAGCGGCTCACGGCAACGTTTGCCGCCGCCCGCTCGCGGCCATTGCCAACCTGCGCCGGTAACTTCGCCGCCATTCTTCCTCACCTACAGCCGGCAGCGAGGGGCCATTCGCGCCGTACCATTCTCCTCACCGGCGCCGGCAGCCTTTGCGGTGCATTGGCCGTCGCACTTCTGTTGGTTGTTCGATCACAAGCACCACAGTTGGCATCTACGCACAATTTCGGAGGAACGAGATTCGCCACGGTTGCACCGAACTCAGCCGGCTCGTCGGCGGTCGTACCTGTGCGGAGCCATCCTAAGGTTGTAATTGCCGCTGACACACATCGACAGCCACGCGCCGTGGTGCACCCGCCGATACGGCTTGCCATGTTACCCACGCGTCATCACGTTTCGGTACAGAATGCCGTCTTTCACCCGCGGTCAACTGTAGGTGCCACTGCCAAAAAGGCGCTGCGCAGCCGCCTCTCGCCCGGCAACAACAGCCAGATGGAGCTTGCGTCACTCGACGGCGCCGGCCAGCAAGAGCCCAGGTCGCGGTTTGAGTACGTAATGGCGCCTGTCTCGATGTCTGCAGAGCAGCAGCCGCAGCGCCACTATGTGATCGGCGGCTATGGCGCCGGTAACGTAACTCCAACCACGGCGTCATGGTCGCCGGAATCGGGAGATTCCACCGCATGGTAA